The following coding sequences lie in one Pirellulales bacterium genomic window:
- a CDS encoding DUF1579 domain-containing protein yields the protein MSHKKLFAPVLLAAVGLAASMVVSIAQADPATESKPARLPDFKLPKGWTMEDLQACMAAGAPGEMHKKLANDIGTWTGKQTMWMGLDAEPAKSDCSSTVTPLMDGRFVKVDFSGEIPGMGPYRGMGIVGYDNVSKQFQAIWLDNCGTGMSVGNVELSPDGKTLTINYRFTCPLTKKPATMRQVETYKNPNSKTMEMFGTDPKSGKEYKMMSIELTKP from the coding sequence ATGAGCCACAAGAAACTGTTTGCCCCCGTGTTGCTAGCGGCCGTTGGTCTTGCCGCAAGCATGGTCGTTTCGATTGCGCAGGCCGATCCAGCGACGGAATCCAAACCCGCCCGTCTGCCGGATTTCAAGCTGCCCAAGGGTTGGACCATGGAAGATTTGCAAGCTTGTATGGCGGCGGGCGCACCTGGCGAGATGCACAAAAAGTTGGCGAATGACATCGGCACGTGGACGGGAAAGCAAACGATGTGGATGGGCCTCGATGCGGAACCTGCAAAGTCCGATTGTTCATCGACCGTGACGCCGCTCATGGACGGGCGTTTCGTGAAGGTGGACTTCTCCGGAGAGATTCCAGGGATGGGGCCATACCGCGGCATGGGAATCGTGGGTTACGACAACGTATCCAAGCAGTTTCAAGCCATCTGGCTCGACAACTGCGGCACAGGAATGTCGGTCGGCAACGTCGAACTGTCGCCCGATGGCAAAACGCTGACAATCAATTACCGTTTCACATGCCCACTGACGAAAAAGCCGGCCACCATGCGCCAAGTGGAAACCTACAAGAACCCAAACAGCAAGACGATGGAAATGTTCGGCACCGACCCAAAGAGCGGCAAGGAATATAAGATGATGAGTATCGAACTGACCAAGCCGTAA
- a CDS encoding YciI family protein yields MKYMLLCYDDEKAWQQAGEPALRQAMQAAVELTHELDARDQYLDAAPLESSSTAVSVRVREGKPVVTDGPYAETREVLGGYYVIDVDNLDEAIAIAARHPGLPIGAVEIRPLIELPGLPTT; encoded by the coding sequence ATGAAATACATGCTGCTTTGCTACGACGACGAGAAAGCATGGCAACAGGCCGGCGAGCCGGCGCTGCGGCAAGCGATGCAAGCAGCCGTCGAGCTCACGCACGAGCTAGACGCCCGCGACCAATATTTGGATGCTGCGCCGCTGGAGTCGTCGTCAACCGCCGTCAGCGTCCGCGTCCGCGAGGGAAAACCGGTCGTGACCGACGGCCCCTATGCGGAGACTCGCGAGGTGCTGGGGGGCTACTATGTCATCGACGTCGACAATCTCGACGAGGCAATTGCGATTGCGGCCAGGCATCCGGGGCTGCCGATTGGGGCGGTCGAAATTCGACCCCTCATCGAACTGCCCGGCCTGCCGACGACCTAG
- a CDS encoding YciI family protein codes for MKFMLLIYAAENAITDEERQHCYVESTELTHELSARGQYLAASPLQSAATATTVRIREGKRMVTDGPFAETRELLGGYFLIEVKDLNEAIAVARRIPAARWGTVEVRPVVELTGLPKKRSAPSRPA; via the coding sequence ATGAAATTCATGCTGCTCATTTACGCTGCCGAAAATGCCATCACCGACGAAGAGCGGCAACATTGCTACGTCGAATCGACGGAGTTGACGCACGAATTGAGCGCCCGCGGCCAGTATCTGGCCGCATCGCCGCTGCAATCGGCGGCAACGGCAACGACCGTGCGAATTCGCGAGGGCAAACGAATGGTGACCGATGGGCCATTTGCCGAGACCCGCGAACTTCTCGGCGGATATTTCTTGATTGAGGTCAAGGATCTGAACGAGGCGATTGCGGTTGCCCGGCGAATTCCTGCCGCGCGTTGGGGAACGGTTGAAGTGCGGCCTGTCGTGGAACTAACCGGTCTGCCGAAAAAAAGGTCCGCCCCATCGCGGCCAGCTTAA
- a CDS encoding VOC family protein: MDVKNYLNFDGRTEEALEFYQTAIGAKVDTLMRFSEIPEPSTPGCIPAGCENKVMHASFKVGETTLMASDCHCTGKPTFQGISLALSPANEAEADKLFNALSSGGQVQMPLAKTFFSPRFGVVVDRFGISWMVVVPHPNMK; this comes from the coding sequence ATGGACGTTAAAAACTACTTGAATTTTGATGGTCGTACCGAAGAAGCGCTTGAGTTTTACCAAACGGCGATTGGCGCCAAAGTTGATACCTTGATGCGGTTCAGCGAAATCCCCGAGCCTAGCACCCCCGGCTGCATACCGGCCGGCTGCGAAAACAAGGTGATGCATGCCAGTTTCAAAGTTGGCGAAACTACCCTCATGGCCTCCGATTGTCATTGCACGGGCAAACCGACATTCCAAGGCATTTCATTAGCCCTTTCGCCGGCCAACGAAGCGGAAGCGGATAAACTGTTTAACGCCTTGAGCAGCGGCGGTCAGGTGCAAATGCCGCTGGCGAAGACGTTTTTCTCGCCTCGATTTGGCGTGGTTGTCGATCGCTTTGGAATTTCTTGGATGGTTGTCGTGCCACACCCAAACATGAAGTGA